A window from Theropithecus gelada isolate Dixy chromosome 1, Tgel_1.0, whole genome shotgun sequence encodes these proteins:
- the ZBED6 gene encoding zinc finger BED domain-containing protein 6 — MSVCTLSVPVSSLSPGRRCSTFSDSGILGCVPINSNTDEEDVVEEKMVAEGVNKEAKQPAKKKRKKGLRIKGKRRRKKLILAKKFSKDLGSGRPVADAPALLASNDAEQDEESLFESNIEKQIYLPSTRAKTSIVWHFFHVDPQYTWRAICNLCEKSVSRGKPGSHLGTSTLQRHLQARHSPHWTRANKFGVTSGEEDFTLDVSLSPSSGSNGSFEYIPTDPLDDNRMGKKHDKSASDALRAERGRFLIKSNIVKHALIPGTRAKTSAVWNFFYTDPQHISRAVCNICKRSVSRGRPGSHLGTSTLQRHLQATHPIHWAVANKDSGAVANGLDEAETERSDLLSDALHGEKSTGSQDLTAEDLSDSDSDEPMLEVENRSESPIPVAEQGTLMHAQDRETTCGNPVSSQISQAIIQMIVEDMHPYNYFSTPAFQRFMQIVAPDYRLPSETYFFTKAVPQLYDCVREKIFLTLENVQSQKIHLTVDIWTHDPSTDYFIVTVHWVSLETASFLNNGRIPDFRKWAVLCVTGLAKDCLITNILQELNDQIGLWLSPNFLIPSFIVSDNSSNVVHAIKDGGFTHVPCFLHCLNMVIQDFFCEHKSIENMLVAARKTCHHFSHSVKARQILQEFQNDHQLPWKNLKQDETGHWISTFYMLKWLLEHCYSVHHSLGRASGVVLTSLQWTLMTYVCDILTPFEEATQKVSVKTAGLNQVLPLIHHLLLSLQKLREDFQVRGITQALNLVDSLSLKLETDTLLSAMLKSKPCILATLLDPCFKNSLEDFFPQGADLETYKQFLAEEVCNYMESSPEICQIPTSEVSCPSVTVGTDSFTSSLKEGTSNSGSVDSSAVDSCALGSKSFMFPSAVAVVDEYFKEKYSELSGGDDPLIYWQRKISIWPALTQVAIQYLSCPMCSWQSECIFTKNSHFHPKQIMSLDFDNIEQLMFLKMNLKNVNYDYSTLVLSWDPENEVVQSNEKEILP; from the coding sequence ATGAGTGTATGTACTTTAAGTGTACCAGTTTCCTCACTCTCTCCTGGCAGAAGATGCAGCACTTTTAGTGATTCTGGGATTCTGGGATGTGTTCCTATTAATTCTAATACAGATGAAGAAGATGTGGTAGAGGAAAAGATGGTAGCGGAAGGAGTGAATAAAGAGGCCAAACAGCctgctaaaaagaaaagaaagaagggtttGCGAATTAAGGGGAAAAGGCGTCGAAAAAAATTGATTCTTGCCAAGAAGTTTAGTAAGGATTTGGGATCTGGGAGGCCTGTTGCAGATGCCCCTGCTTTGTTAGCTTCCAATGACGCTGAGCAGGATGAAGAAAGTCTTTTTGAGAGCAATATAGAAAAACAGATCTATCTGCCTAGTACTAGAGCCAAGACCTCCATTGTGTGGCACTTCTTTCATGTTGACCCCCAGTACACCTGGCGGGCTATTTGTAACCTCTGTGAGAAAAGCGTCAGCAGGGGTAAACCAGGTAGCCATCTTGGTACATCTACTCTTCAGCGACATCTGCAAGCAAGGCATTCACCTCATTGGACCAGGGCCAACAAGTTTGGAGTTACTAGTGGAGAGGAGGACTTTACCTTGGATGTATCTTTATCTCCCTCTTCTGGAAGCAATGGAAGCTTTGAATATATTCCTACTGATCCATTAGATGATAATAGAATGGGTAAGAAGCATGATAAATCAGCATCTGATGCCCTAAGGGCAGAAAGAGGGAGATTTCTCATCAAAAGTAACATTGTCAAGCATGCTTTAATTCCTGGAACTAGAGCCAAGACATCTGCcgtttggaattttttttacaCTGATCCTCAGCACATCTCAAGAGCTGTGtgtaatatatgtaaaagaaGTGTGAGCCGGGGTAGGCCAGGGTCCCACTTAGGGACTTCAACACTTCAACGACACTTGCAAGCCACACATCCTATCCATTGGGCTGTTGCCAACAAAGACAGTGGTGCTGTTGCAAATGGATTAGATGAAGCTGAGACTGAGAGAAGTGATCTCTTGAGTGATGCCTTGCATGGAGAAAAGTCTACAGGCAGCCAAGATTTAACAGCTGAGGACCTTAGTGACTCTGATTCAGATGAACCTATGTTAGAGGTTGAAAATAGATCTGAAAGTCCTATTCCCGTTGCAGAGCAAGGCACTCTGATGCATGCGCAGGATAGAGAAACAACATGTGGAAATCCAGTCTCAAGTCAAATAAGTCAAGCAATTATCCAAATGATTGTGGAGGATATGCATCCTTACAACTACTTCTCAACACCAGCCTTTCAGAGGTTCATGCAGATTGTGGCCCCTGATTATAGGTTGCCATCAGAGACTTACTTTTTCACTAAGGCTGTACCTCAGTTATATGATTGTGTCAGAGaaaaaattttcttaactttAGAGAATGTTCAAAGCCAAAAAATACACCTGACTGTTGACATATGGACCCATGACCCATCCACTGACTATTTTATTGTGACTGTACACTGGGTTTCTTTGGAAACTGCATCTTTTCTCAATAATGGCAGGATCCCCGATTTTAGAAAGTGGGCAGTGCTTTGTGTTACAGGTTTGGCTAAAGACTGTTTGATAACCAATATTTTACAAGAATTAAATGACCAGATTGGTCTGTGGCTTTCTCCAAATTTCCTTATCCCTAGCTTCATTGTTTCTGACAATTCCTCTAATGTGGTACATGCAATCAAAGATGGTGGTTTTACCCATGTGCCATGCTTCCTGCATTGTTTAAATATGGTCATTCAGGACTTTTTCTGTGAGCACAAAAGCATTGAGAATATGTTAGTGGCTGCTAGGAAAACCTGTCATCATTTTAGTCATTCGGTCAAGGCCCGTCAGATACTGCAAGAGTTCCAAAATGATCACCAACTTCCATGGAAGAATTTGAAGCAGGATGAAACTGGCCATtggatttctactttttatatgttaAAGTGGCTCTTGGAGCATTGCTACTCAGTTCACCATAGTCTTGGTAGAGCCAGTGGAGTTGTGCTCACCTCCCTTCAGTGGACTCTAATGACTTATGTTTGTGATATTCTTACACCATTTGAGGAGGCTACCCAGAAAGTGAGCGTGAAGACCGCAGGATTGAATCAGGTGCTACCCCTAATCCATCATCTACTCCTTTCCTTGCAGAAACTCAGAGAAGATTTTCAAGTCAGAGGTATTACTCAGGCCCTCAATCTGGTGGATAGTTTATCTCTGAAACTTGAAACGGATACCCTACTAAGTGCCATGCTTAAATCCAAGCCCTGTATCTTGGCTACTTTGTTAGACCCTTGCTTTAAAAACAGTTTGGAAGACTTTTTTCCTCAAGGTGCTGATTTAGAAACTTATAAGCAGTTCCTTGCAGAAGAGGTCTGTAATTATATGGAATCTTCACCAGAGATCTGCCAAATTCCAACTTCAGAAGTTTCTTGTCCCTCAGTTACAGTAGGAACTGATTCATTtacctcatctctaaaagaagGCACCTCCAATTCAGGTTCTGTCGATAGCTCAGCTGTAGACAGTTGTGCCCTTGGAAGCAAAAGCTTCATGTTCCCTTCTGCTGTAGCAGTTGTGGATGAGTACTTCAAAGAGAAGTATTCAGAACTCTCAGGAGGTGATGATCCTTTAATTTACTGGCAGAGGAAGATAAGCATATGGCCAGCTTTGACCCAGGTTGCCATCCAGTATCTAAGTTGCCCCATGTGTAGTTGGCAATCTGAAtgtatctttactaaaaatagccACTTTCATCCAAAACAGATCATGAGCCTGGACTTTGACAATATAGAACAACTAATGTTTCTGAAAATGAACTTGAAAAATGTTAACTACGATTATTCTACATTGGTTCTGAGCTGGGATCCTGAGAATGAAGTTGTtcaaagcaatgaaaaagaaatactgccttaa